A window from Rhinolophus sinicus isolate RSC01 linkage group LG01, ASM3656204v1, whole genome shotgun sequence encodes these proteins:
- the OSGEPL1 gene encoding tRNA N6-adenosine threonylcarbamoyltransferase, mitochondrial isoform X3: protein MLILNRTARVFSNPSKRKIYEYLRSFNFHPGKVFLHKLVLGIETSCDDTAAAVVDETGNVLGEAIHSQTEVHLKTGGIIPPVAQQLHRENIQRIVQEALSVSKVSPSELSAIATTIKPGLALSLGVGLSFSLQLVDKFKKPFIPIHHMEAHALTIRLTNKVEFPFLVLLISGGHCLLALVRGVSDFLLLGKSLDIAPGDMLDKVARRLSLIKHPECSTMSGGKAIEHLAKQGNKLHFDFKPPMQRAKNCDFSFTGLQHIIDKTIMQKEKEEGIEKGQILSSAADIAAAVQHTTACHIAKRTHRAILFCKQRDLLSQSNAVLVVSGGVASNLYIRKVLEIVANATQCTLLCPPPKLCTDNGIMIA, encoded by the exons ATGCTAATATTGAATAGGACAGCACGAGTTTTTTCTAACccatcaaaaaggaaaatttatgaatatttaagaagttttaattttcatcCTGGAAAAGTATTTCTTCATAAACTAGTATTGGGAATTGAAACTAGTTGTGATGATACAGCAGCTGCTGTGGTGGATGAAACTGGAAATGTTCTGGGAGAAGCAATACATTCCCAAACTGAAGTTCATTTAAA aacaGGTGGGATTATTCCTCCAGTAGCTCAACAGCTTcacagagaaaatattcaacGAATAGTGCAAGAAGCTCTCTCAGTCAGTAAAGTCTCTCCAAGTGAACTCTCAGCAATTGCAACTACCATAAAACCAGGACTTGCTTTAAGTTTAGGAGTAGGCTTATCATTTAGCTTACAGCTGGTTGACAAATTTAAAAAGCCTTTCATTCCCATTCATCATATGGAGGCTCATGCACTTACTATTAGGTTGACAAATAAAGTAGAATTTCCCTTTTTAGTTCTTTTGATTTCTGGAGGTCATTGTCTATTGGCATTAGTTAGAGGAGTTTCGGATTTTCTGCTGCTTGGAAAGTCTTTGGACATAGCACCAGGTGACATGCTCGACAAG GTAGCAAGAAGACTTTCCTTAATAAAACATCCAGAGTGCTCCACCATGAGTGGTGGGAAGGCTATAGAACATTTGGCTAAACAAGGAAATAAACTGCATTTTGATTTCAAACCTCCCATGCAACGTGctaaaaattgtgatttttcttttactggaCTTCAGCACATTATTGATAAGACAAtaatgcaaaaggaaaaagaggaag GTATTGAGAAGGGGCAAATCCTATCTTCAGCTGCGGACATTGCTGCTGCAGTACAGCACACAACAGCATGTCACATCGCAAAAAGAACACATCGTGCTATTCTGTTTTGCAAGCAAAGAGACTTGTTATCTCAAAGTAATGCAGTACTG GTTGTATCTGGAGGAGTTGCAAGTAACTTATATATCCGAAAAGTTCTGGAAATTGTAGCAAATGCAACACAATGCACTTTGTTGTGTCCTCCTCCCAAACTGTGCACTGACAACGGCATTATGATTGCATG A
- the OSGEPL1 gene encoding tRNA N6-adenosine threonylcarbamoyltransferase, mitochondrial isoform X2 produces MLILNRTARVFSNPSKRKIYEYLRSFNFHPGKVFLHKLVLGIETSCDDTAAAVVDETGNVLGEAIHSQTEVHLKTGGIIPPVAQQLHRENIQRIVQEALSVSKVSPSELSAIATTIKPGLALSLGVGLSFSLQLVDKFKKPFIPIHHMEAHALTIRLTNKVEFPFLVLLISGGHCLLALVRGVSDFLLLGKSLDIAPGDMLDKVARRLSLIKHPECSTMSGGKAIEHLAKQGNKLHFDFKPPMQRAKNCDFSFTGLQHIIDKTIMQKEKEEGIEKGQILSSAADIAAAVQHTTACHIAKRTHRAILFCKQRDLLSQSNAVLVVSGGVASNLYIRKVLEIVANATQCTLLCPPPKLCTDNGIMIAWNGIERLRAGLGILYNTEGIRYEPKCPLGIDISKEVGEAAIKVPRLKMEI; encoded by the exons ATGCTAATATTGAATAGGACAGCACGAGTTTTTTCTAACccatcaaaaaggaaaatttatgaatatttaagaagttttaattttcatcCTGGAAAAGTATTTCTTCATAAACTAGTATTGGGAATTGAAACTAGTTGTGATGATACAGCAGCTGCTGTGGTGGATGAAACTGGAAATGTTCTGGGAGAAGCAATACATTCCCAAACTGAAGTTCATTTAAA aacaGGTGGGATTATTCCTCCAGTAGCTCAACAGCTTcacagagaaaatattcaacGAATAGTGCAAGAAGCTCTCTCAGTCAGTAAAGTCTCTCCAAGTGAACTCTCAGCAATTGCAACTACCATAAAACCAGGACTTGCTTTAAGTTTAGGAGTAGGCTTATCATTTAGCTTACAGCTGGTTGACAAATTTAAAAAGCCTTTCATTCCCATTCATCATATGGAGGCTCATGCACTTACTATTAGGTTGACAAATAAAGTAGAATTTCCCTTTTTAGTTCTTTTGATTTCTGGAGGTCATTGTCTATTGGCATTAGTTAGAGGAGTTTCGGATTTTCTGCTGCTTGGAAAGTCTTTGGACATAGCACCAGGTGACATGCTCGACAAG GTAGCAAGAAGACTTTCCTTAATAAAACATCCAGAGTGCTCCACCATGAGTGGTGGGAAGGCTATAGAACATTTGGCTAAACAAGGAAATAAACTGCATTTTGATTTCAAACCTCCCATGCAACGTGctaaaaattgtgatttttcttttactggaCTTCAGCACATTATTGATAAGACAAtaatgcaaaaggaaaaagaggaag GTATTGAGAAGGGGCAAATCCTATCTTCAGCTGCGGACATTGCTGCTGCAGTACAGCACACAACAGCATGTCACATCGCAAAAAGAACACATCGTGCTATTCTGTTTTGCAAGCAAAGAGACTTGTTATCTCAAAGTAATGCAGTACTG GTTGTATCTGGAGGAGTTGCAAGTAACTTATATATCCGAAAAGTTCTGGAAATTGTAGCAAATGCAACACAATGCACTTTGTTGTGTCCTCCTCCCAAACTGTGCACTGACAACGGCATTATGATTGCATG GAATGGTATTGAAAGATTGCGTGCTGGCTTGGGCATTTTATACAACACAGAAGGCATCCGCTATGAACCAAA ATGTCCTCTTGGAATAGATATATCTAAAGAAGTTGGAGAAGCTGCCATAAAAGTACCACGATTAAAAATGGAgatttga
- the OSGEPL1 gene encoding tRNA N6-adenosine threonylcarbamoyltransferase, mitochondrial isoform X1: MLILNRTARVFSNPSKRKIYEYLRSFNFHPGKVFLHKLVLGIETSCDDTAAAVVDETGNVLGEAIHSQTEVHLKTGGIIPPVAQQLHRENIQRIVQEALSVSKVSPSELSAIATTIKPGLALSLGVGLSFSLQLVDKFKKPFIPIHHMEAHALTIRLTNKVEFPFLVLLISGGHCLLALVRGVSDFLLLGKSLDIAPGDMLDKVARRLSLIKHPECSTMSGGKAIEHLAKQGNKLHFDFKPPMQRAKNCDFSFTGLQHIIDKTIMQKEKEEGIEKGQILSSAADIAAAVQHTTACHIAKRTHRAILFCKQRDLLSQSNAVLVVSGGVASNLYIRKVLEIVANATQCTLLCPPPKLCTDNGIMIAWNGIERLRAGLGILYNTEGIRYEPNIVVHNCHYKNHRLLWLIINKQRLVNSGRRNPPPHVDVDNLAFGRIYRLIQWCLLFGSVEAGEDGFF; encoded by the exons ATGCTAATATTGAATAGGACAGCACGAGTTTTTTCTAACccatcaaaaaggaaaatttatgaatatttaagaagttttaattttcatcCTGGAAAAGTATTTCTTCATAAACTAGTATTGGGAATTGAAACTAGTTGTGATGATACAGCAGCTGCTGTGGTGGATGAAACTGGAAATGTTCTGGGAGAAGCAATACATTCCCAAACTGAAGTTCATTTAAA aacaGGTGGGATTATTCCTCCAGTAGCTCAACAGCTTcacagagaaaatattcaacGAATAGTGCAAGAAGCTCTCTCAGTCAGTAAAGTCTCTCCAAGTGAACTCTCAGCAATTGCAACTACCATAAAACCAGGACTTGCTTTAAGTTTAGGAGTAGGCTTATCATTTAGCTTACAGCTGGTTGACAAATTTAAAAAGCCTTTCATTCCCATTCATCATATGGAGGCTCATGCACTTACTATTAGGTTGACAAATAAAGTAGAATTTCCCTTTTTAGTTCTTTTGATTTCTGGAGGTCATTGTCTATTGGCATTAGTTAGAGGAGTTTCGGATTTTCTGCTGCTTGGAAAGTCTTTGGACATAGCACCAGGTGACATGCTCGACAAG GTAGCAAGAAGACTTTCCTTAATAAAACATCCAGAGTGCTCCACCATGAGTGGTGGGAAGGCTATAGAACATTTGGCTAAACAAGGAAATAAACTGCATTTTGATTTCAAACCTCCCATGCAACGTGctaaaaattgtgatttttcttttactggaCTTCAGCACATTATTGATAAGACAAtaatgcaaaaggaaaaagaggaag GTATTGAGAAGGGGCAAATCCTATCTTCAGCTGCGGACATTGCTGCTGCAGTACAGCACACAACAGCATGTCACATCGCAAAAAGAACACATCGTGCTATTCTGTTTTGCAAGCAAAGAGACTTGTTATCTCAAAGTAATGCAGTACTG GTTGTATCTGGAGGAGTTGCAAGTAACTTATATATCCGAAAAGTTCTGGAAATTGTAGCAAATGCAACACAATGCACTTTGTTGTGTCCTCCTCCCAAACTGTGCACTGACAACGGCATTATGATTGCATG GAATGGTATTGAAAGATTGCGTGCTGGCTTGGGCATTTTATACAACACAGAAGGCATCCGCTATGAACCAAA catTGTAGTCCATAACTGTCACTACAAGAACCACAGACTCTTATGGCTGATTATAAATAAACAGAGGTTAGTTAATAGTGGCAGAagaaacccccccccccatgttgATGTTGATAACCTAGCCTTTGGTAGAATATACCGTCTAATCCAGTGGTGCCTTCTTTTTGGCAGTGTTGAGGCTGGAGAGGATGGCTTTTTCTAA